A single region of the Silene latifolia isolate original U9 population chromosome 8, ASM4854445v1, whole genome shotgun sequence genome encodes:
- the LOC141594532 gene encoding F-box protein At1g53790-like — protein sequence MSNTSNASFVYIPEEIQLDILSWLPSKSLSRCKCVSKHWNDTLTIQAFLVSHSRSYGKPPKHWFVPTSITWKKRSVISFELNDDNTPKTTTWPVSKLLIRRKYVYFTDFPIRDYRFVSNICNDLICVFKTSPTRVALLNIKNRDFIPLPPITKESMSAFQSRYSLGFDPVHQVFKVLSIGYRITSKECPIIMVAILTVGSNYWNPIDFESLPSSVIKDSPLWNTGSVCIDGVIYLIYI from the coding sequence ATGTCCAATACAAGTAATGCATCATTTGTATACATTCCTGAAGAAATTCAGCTTGATATCCTGTCATGGCTGCCATCGAAATCACTGTCAAGATGCAAGTGTGTTTCGAAACACTGGAATGATACATTAACCATACAAGCATTCTTGGTTAGCCACTCTCGGTCATATGGTAAACCTCCAAAACATTGGTTCGTCCCAACCTCGATCACTTGGAAAAAGAGATCGGTTATCTCATTCGAGCTTAATGATGACAACACTCCCAAAACGACGACTTGGCCTGTATCAAAGCTTCTGATCAGAAGGAAGTATGTATATTTCACTGATTTTCCTATACGTGATTATCGTTTCGTGTCCAATATATGCAACGACCTAATTTGTGTCTTTAAGACATCTCCAACGCGTGTCGCTCTCTTAAACATAAAAAACCGGGATTTTATCCCTCTTCCGCCAATAACTAAGGAGTCGATGAGTGCTTTCCAATCTCGGTATTCATTAGGGTTTGATCCAGTACATCAAGTATTCAAAGTTCTAAGTATTGGTTATAGAATCACAAGCAAAGAGTGCCCTATTATCATGGTCGCGATATTGACTGTTGGATCGAATTATTGGAACCCGATTGACTTTGAAAGTTTACCTAGTTCAGTGATCAAGGATTCACCTTTATGGAATACCGGTAGCGTTTGTATTGATGGAGTGATTTATTTGATCTATATATAA
- the LOC141594047 gene encoding putative F-box protein At5g52610: MEINVEQKIKGEVSRRNSNTSDASFAYIPEEIQIDILSRLPPKSLSRCKCVSKHWNDTLTIQAFLVSHFRSYGKHPKLWFGMISITWGSGWLISFELNDDNTPKTTIWLEGKLHIRGKEVHFTDFLIRNYAFMSNICNDLICVFYPYSTSVGLLNIKTQDFIPLPPITKTGDFYSSWYSLGFDPVHQVFKVLSISYNFISSIIMVAILTVGSNYWNPIHFKSLPSSVIKGSRKYNTGSVCIDGVIYSVYKNRINNPTVLTITAFDLNREAFRDNELVTPMRHCSFRYGFTSLKEYPTLLIWERKSYETEEVEQWTLFNHKSPNATWKRRNFNNHNIQTMLPYDPYIIYVGGGSTLLQYSEKINSDEGWYSLYDLENSQ, from the coding sequence ATGGAGATTAATGTGGAGCAAAAGATTAAAGGCGAAGTTAGTAGACGGAATTCCAATACGAGTGATGCATCATTTGCATACATTCCTGAAGAAATTCAGATTGATATCCTGTCAAGGCTGCCACCCAAGTCATTGTCGAGATGCAAGTGTGTATCGAAACACTGGAATGATACATTAACCATACAAGCTTTCTTGGTTAGCCACTTTCGGTCATATGGTAAACATCCAAAACTTTGGTTTGGGATGATTTCGATCACTTGGGGATCAGGATGGCTTATCTCATTTGAGCTTAATGATGACAACACTCCCAAAACGACGATTTGGCTCGAAGGAAAGCTTCATATCAGAGGGAAGGAAGTACATTTCACTGATTTTCTTATACGTAATTATGCTTTCATGTCCAATATATGCAACGATCTAATTTGTGTCTTTTACCCATATTCAACGAGTGTCGGTCTCTTAAACATAAAAACCCAGGATTTTATCCCTCTTCCTCCAATAACTAAGACGGGTGATTTCTACTCATCTTGGTATTCATTAGGGTTTGATCCAGTACATCAAGTATTCAAAGTTCTGAGTATTAGTTATAACTTCATAAGCTCTATTATCATGGTCGCGATATTGACTGTTGGATCGAATTATTGGAACCCGATTCACTTTAAAAGCTTACCTAGTTCAGTGATCAAGGGTTCACGTAAATATAATACCGGTAGCGTTTGTATTGATGGAGTGATTTATTCGGTCTATAAAAATAGAATCAACAATCCTACCGTGCTAACCATTACTGCTTTTGATTTGAATCGCGAGGCGTTCAGAGATAACGAGCTTGTCACACCCATGAGACATTGTTCATTCAGATACGGTTTTACATCGTTGAAAGAGTACCCGACTCTGCTCATTTGGGAGAGGAAAAGTTATGAGACTGAAGAGGTTGAACAATGGACATTATTTAACCATAAAAGTCCGAATGCGACTTGGAAAAGGAGGAATTTTAATAATCATAATATTCAGACAATGTTACCTTATGACCCTTATATTATATATGTTGGAGGAGGTAGCACCCTGCTACAATATTCGGAAAAAATTAATTCCGACGAGGGTTGGTATTCGTTGTATGATCTCGAAAATTCGCAATAG